The following proteins are encoded in a genomic region of Hymenobacter siberiensis:
- a CDS encoding DegT/DnrJ/EryC1/StrS family aminotransferase has product MQVPFLSFQPQHVPIREEVLAAVARVYDSYWYVLGEEVKQFEADYSAFSGAKHTIGVANGLDALVLALRALEIGPGDEVIVPSNTYIATWLAVTQVGATPVGVEPDPATSNLDPALIAAALTPRTRAIMPVHLYGQACRMTEIMALAAAHNLHVVEDNAQAQGATFDGRVTGSFGILNGTSFYPGKNLGALGDAGAITTNDSALDQRVRVLRNYGSQQKYYNEVVGYNSRLDELQAAVLRTKLTHLAGWTAQRREVAALYDRHLAGIAGLRLPHTAPGATHVYHLYVVHHAQREAVQQHLASQGIGTLIHYPVPAHRQQAYAALGLPAGTFPIAEELAATCLSLPMWPGMTEDHVAAVAAALRSFAN; this is encoded by the coding sequence ATGCAAGTCCCTTTTCTCTCTTTTCAGCCGCAGCACGTTCCCATCCGCGAAGAAGTGTTGGCCGCCGTCGCCCGCGTGTACGACTCGTACTGGTACGTGCTGGGCGAAGAAGTAAAGCAGTTCGAAGCTGACTATTCAGCCTTCAGCGGTGCGAAGCACACCATTGGCGTGGCCAACGGGCTGGACGCGTTGGTGCTGGCGCTGCGGGCCTTGGAAATCGGGCCGGGCGATGAGGTAATTGTGCCTTCTAATACCTACATTGCTACCTGGTTGGCCGTTACGCAGGTTGGGGCCACGCCGGTGGGGGTGGAGCCCGACCCCGCCACGAGCAATCTCGACCCGGCGCTGATTGCCGCCGCCCTCACGCCTCGGACCCGCGCCATCATGCCGGTGCATTTGTACGGGCAAGCGTGTCGCATGACGGAAATCATGGCCCTGGCCGCTGCCCATAACCTGCACGTAGTTGAAGATAATGCTCAGGCCCAGGGCGCGACTTTTGATGGCCGCGTCACCGGTAGTTTCGGTATTCTTAACGGTACCAGCTTCTACCCCGGTAAAAACCTGGGGGCCCTGGGCGATGCCGGGGCCATTACCACCAACGATTCTGCCCTGGACCAGCGTGTGCGCGTGCTGCGCAACTACGGCTCACAGCAGAAGTACTACAACGAAGTGGTGGGCTACAACTCCCGCCTCGATGAGCTGCAAGCCGCCGTGTTGCGTACCAAGTTGACCCACTTGGCCGGCTGGACGGCCCAACGCCGCGAAGTAGCGGCCCTCTACGACCGCCACCTGGCCGGCATTGCCGGGCTGCGCCTGCCGCACACCGCTCCCGGTGCTACCCACGTGTACCACCTCTACGTGGTCCATCACGCCCAGCGCGAGGCCGTGCAGCAGCACCTGGCCAGTCAGGGCATTGGCACCCTCATTCATTATCCCGTGCCTGCCCATCGGCAGCAAGCCTACGCGGCCCTTGGCCTGCCTGCCGGTACGTTCCCCATCGCCGAAGAGCTAGCGGCTACCTGCCTGAGCCTGCCCATGTGGCCGGGCATGACCGAGGACCACGTGGCCGCCGTGGCCGCCGCATTGCGCTCATTTGCCAATTAA
- a CDS encoding glycosyltransferase family 2 protein, with translation MSKLSVIVPCYFNEDNIPVTVQELVANEANFPADVSFEYVLVNDGSGDDTIGALQRAQAAYPGKIRIVDLAANVGSYNAIVAGMAHATGDCQAVITADMQDPPELMVQMYAYWQKGFKLVIGNRQDREETGPSRWFAQLFHWLMKHLALKNIPDGGFDFVFFDRQVSQQVVAMQERNSNVFYLMVWLGFPYVNIPYVRRKREIGKSRWTLSKKIKLLIDSLLAFSFVPVRAISVVGLALGLVALIYGFYIIALRFVSPSEPQGWTTLMVVVLFVSAFQMVALGVIGEYVWRGLDAARQRPLYVVKEVYEVG, from the coding sequence ATGAGTAAGCTCTCCGTCATCGTCCCTTGCTATTTCAACGAGGACAATATCCCCGTCACGGTGCAGGAGTTGGTGGCTAACGAAGCCAATTTCCCCGCCGACGTCAGCTTCGAGTACGTGCTGGTGAACGACGGCTCCGGCGACGACACCATCGGGGCGCTGCAACGGGCGCAGGCCGCCTATCCCGGTAAAATCCGTATCGTCGATTTGGCCGCTAATGTAGGCTCCTACAACGCCATCGTGGCCGGCATGGCCCACGCCACCGGCGATTGCCAGGCCGTGATTACGGCCGATATGCAGGACCCGCCCGAGCTGATGGTGCAAATGTACGCGTACTGGCAAAAAGGTTTTAAGCTCGTCATCGGCAATCGGCAAGACCGCGAGGAAACCGGCCCCAGCCGGTGGTTCGCCCAGCTTTTTCATTGGCTGATGAAGCACCTGGCGCTGAAAAACATCCCCGACGGCGGTTTCGATTTCGTGTTCTTCGACCGGCAGGTGAGCCAGCAGGTGGTGGCCATGCAGGAGCGTAACTCCAACGTGTTTTACCTGATGGTGTGGCTGGGATTTCCCTACGTTAACATTCCTTACGTGCGGCGCAAGCGCGAAATCGGGAAATCGCGCTGGACGCTGAGCAAGAAAATAAAGCTGCTCATCGATTCGCTCCTTGCCTTCTCTTTCGTGCCGGTGCGGGCTATATCGGTGGTGGGCTTGGCCCTGGGTTTGGTGGCGCTCATTTACGGTTTCTACATCATTGCTCTCCGCTTCGTCAGTCCCAGCGAGCCGCAGGGCTGGACTACGCTCATGGTGGTGGTGCTCTTTGTATCAGCTTTTCAGATGGTGGCACTTGGTGTCATTGGCGAGTACGTGTGGCGCGGGCTGGATGCCGCCCGCCAGCGCCCACTCTACGTAGTGAAAGAAGTGTACGAAGTAGGTTAG
- the asnB gene encoding asparagine synthase (glutamine-hydrolyzing), whose translation MCGITGVFAFTETGRQSLANLQASTDAIIRRGPDSEGHFVYDQCGLGFRRLAILDLSADGNQPMTDASGRYTIVFNGEIFNYRELREKLIKRGCTFHSQTDTEVILQLYIIEGRSFIKKLNGFFAFSIYDKEENSLLIARDRYGVKPLLIYRDEDKLFLASEMKSMMALGVPRKLDFVALSQYLQLNYIPGPASIFKGVKKMLPGHYLYIKNNKVVGKAWYKIPYDPKKVAKNKLTYEQQQHKLVDLMDGAVQRRLVADVPLGAFLSGGIDSSVITALAARHTPHLNTFSIGFKDEPFFDETKYANLVAARHKTNHTVFSLTNDDLYEHIHSMLDYLDEPFADSSALAVYILSQRTRQHVTVALSGDGADEMFGGYNKHMGEFKVRQGGVKAEAVTALGFVWDALPKSRNSFFGNRVRQLQRFSRGMTAGVKDRYWDWASFASATDANTLLSAASRRKVGKKAAAKRRKDILEHLHADGDLNEVLLTDMNLVLPYDMLTKVDLMSMANSLEVRTPFLDYKVVDFAFSIPVTSKVDATMKKRIVQDAFRAELPVELYDRPKHGFEVPLLKWMRGELRSLIEDDLLRDDFIEAQGIFDVQAIRALKTQLFSRSPGDVHARIWGLIVFQTWWKQYMA comes from the coding sequence ATGTGTGGAATAACTGGAGTATTTGCCTTTACGGAAACAGGTCGTCAGTCGCTGGCCAACCTGCAAGCGTCTACCGACGCCATCATTCGCCGCGGCCCTGACTCGGAGGGCCACTTCGTCTACGACCAATGCGGTCTGGGCTTCCGCCGGCTGGCCATCCTCGACCTTTCGGCCGACGGCAACCAGCCGATGACCGACGCGTCGGGGCGCTATACCATTGTCTTCAACGGCGAGATTTTCAACTACCGCGAGCTACGCGAAAAGCTGATTAAGCGCGGCTGTACCTTTCATTCCCAGACCGATACGGAGGTTATTCTCCAGCTCTACATCATCGAGGGCCGCAGCTTTATCAAAAAGCTGAACGGCTTTTTTGCCTTCTCCATCTACGATAAGGAGGAAAATTCGCTGCTCATCGCCCGCGACCGGTACGGCGTGAAGCCCCTACTCATCTACCGCGACGAGGACAAGCTGTTTCTGGCTTCGGAGATGAAGTCCATGATGGCCCTGGGTGTGCCGCGCAAGCTCGATTTCGTGGCCCTGAGCCAGTATTTGCAGCTCAACTACATTCCCGGTCCCGCCAGCATTTTCAAGGGCGTGAAGAAGATGCTGCCCGGCCACTACCTGTATATCAAGAATAACAAGGTGGTGGGCAAGGCGTGGTATAAAATCCCCTACGACCCCAAAAAAGTCGCCAAAAACAAGCTCACCTACGAGCAGCAGCAGCACAAGCTGGTCGACCTGATGGACGGGGCCGTGCAGCGCCGCCTCGTGGCCGACGTGCCCCTCGGCGCCTTCCTCAGCGGCGGCATCGACTCTAGCGTGATTACCGCGCTGGCCGCCCGCCACACGCCGCACCTCAACACGTTCAGCATCGGCTTCAAAGACGAGCCCTTCTTCGACGAAACCAAGTACGCCAACCTCGTGGCCGCCCGCCACAAGACCAACCACACGGTTTTCTCGCTCACCAACGACGACCTCTACGAGCACATCCACAGCATGTTGGACTACCTCGATGAGCCATTTGCCGACTCCTCGGCTCTGGCCGTGTACATCCTCAGCCAACGCACCCGCCAGCACGTCACCGTGGCCCTGAGTGGCGACGGAGCCGACGAGATGTTCGGCGGCTACAACAAGCACATGGGCGAGTTCAAGGTGCGCCAGGGCGGCGTGAAGGCCGAGGCCGTCACGGCCCTGGGCTTCGTGTGGGACGCCCTGCCCAAGTCGCGCAATAGCTTCTTTGGCAACCGCGTGCGGCAGCTCCAGCGCTTCTCGCGCGGCATGACGGCCGGCGTGAAAGACCGGTACTGGGACTGGGCCAGCTTCGCCTCGGCCACCGATGCCAACACCCTGCTCAGCGCCGCCAGCCGCCGCAAAGTGGGCAAAAAAGCCGCCGCCAAGCGCCGCAAGGACATTCTGGAGCACCTGCACGCCGATGGCGACCTCAACGAGGTGCTGCTCACCGACATGAACCTGGTGCTGCCTTACGACATGCTCACGAAAGTGGACCTGATGAGCATGGCCAACTCCCTGGAAGTGCGCACGCCCTTCCTCGACTACAAAGTGGTCGATTTCGCCTTCTCCATCCCCGTCACCAGCAAGGTGGACGCCACGATGAAGAAGCGCATCGTGCAGGATGCCTTCCGCGCCGAGCTGCCCGTCGAACTCTACGACCGTCCCAAGCACGGCTTCGAAGTGCCCCTGCTGAAGTGGATGCGCGGCGAGCTGCGCAGCCTGATTGAGGACGACCTGCTGCGCGACGATTTCATCGAAGCCCAGGGCATTTTTGACGTGCAGGCCATCCGCGCCCTCAAAACGCAGCTGTTTTCGCGCAGCCCCGGCGATGTGCACGCCCGCATCTGGGGCCTCATCGTGTTCCAGACATGGTGGAAGCAGTACATGGCCTAA
- a CDS encoding acyltransferase family protein — protein MNTTTERQVPGTALKGQYFPVLTGVRAIAAYMVFLSHDNPFNSVGPKSLFHDGLFHFFSALSIGVSVFFVLSGFLITVRYEQNIELSWKWARRYLQNRVARIYPMYFLVTIATLIGTIINAGYDPSRLWKFYNLKDKFLVVFLNLTFLRGFFDRYRFTMAGQGWSLTVEECFYLSAPFLLLGLRRNRWRLVFYPVMLFGIGILLVAVGSNFPGQLLGFFGSVKFMLDWTFFGRCLEFLAGMGMALYLRKYPVQEKKGGLITVLGIIWMALCMGAICFFERNTPYATAVWHMDNYSSFLVRNAILPGGIVLFLWGLLHEQNWMRRILETPLFDLLGKSSYSFYLIHVGVLDFLLNDYITHNILGKFIIINLVAILLYRFVEHPMHLLLRVQPKLSLNSD, from the coding sequence ATGAATACTACTACTGAAAGACAAGTGCCAGGAACTGCCTTGAAAGGCCAGTATTTTCCTGTTCTGACCGGCGTGCGGGCAATAGCCGCATACATGGTGTTTCTGTCGCATGATAATCCCTTTAACAGCGTTGGTCCCAAAAGCCTATTTCACGACGGCCTCTTCCACTTTTTTAGCGCGCTATCCATTGGGGTTTCCGTATTCTTTGTGCTGAGCGGATTCCTAATTACCGTTCGCTACGAGCAGAATATTGAGTTGAGTTGGAAATGGGCCCGGCGGTATTTGCAAAATCGGGTGGCCCGAATTTACCCTATGTACTTTCTGGTAACCATCGCGACTCTGATTGGGACAATTATAAATGCTGGGTACGACCCCTCACGCTTGTGGAAGTTTTATAATTTAAAAGATAAGTTCTTGGTTGTCTTTTTGAACCTCACCTTCCTGCGTGGTTTTTTCGACCGTTATCGGTTCACGATGGCAGGCCAGGGCTGGTCGTTGACGGTGGAGGAATGTTTCTACCTGAGCGCGCCATTTCTGCTGCTGGGGCTGAGGCGGAATCGGTGGCGGCTAGTGTTTTACCCAGTTATGCTCTTCGGGATTGGCATATTGCTGGTCGCAGTAGGCAGTAATTTCCCCGGGCAATTGCTTGGCTTTTTTGGCTCTGTCAAATTCATGCTTGACTGGACTTTCTTTGGGCGGTGCCTGGAGTTCTTGGCTGGTATGGGCATGGCATTGTACCTGCGCAAGTATCCCGTGCAAGAAAAAAAAGGAGGACTTATTACTGTCTTGGGTATTATCTGGATGGCCCTCTGTATGGGTGCCATTTGCTTTTTTGAACGTAATACGCCCTACGCAACTGCCGTATGGCATATGGACAACTACAGTTCGTTTTTAGTTAGGAATGCTATTCTGCCCGGTGGCATCGTGCTGTTCTTGTGGGGGCTGCTTCACGAACAGAACTGGATGAGACGTATTCTGGAAACCCCACTGTTCGACTTGTTGGGAAAAAGCTCGTATTCTTTCTACCTCATCCATGTGGGCGTTCTTGACTTCCTGCTGAATGATTACATCACGCACAATATTTTAGGCAAATTTATCATTATCAATCTAGTTGCCATTCTGCTTTACCGGTTTGTCGAGCACCCGATGCATCTACTACTAAGGGTGCAACCCAAATTGTCGCTAAATTCGGATTAA
- a CDS encoding acyl-CoA-binding protein — MDINEQFQAATQQVNNLPGDVAAQHMTELYGLYKQATEGDVNMKSDEVDATAADQANGPAGLSQAQWDSWNQFKGVSEEEAKQHYIAKTAEITGAAKTATEASEVPTDSQTGAPKTTDHGGLRGDIKAGTPYGGEDKLKDQQAK; from the coding sequence ATGGACATCAACGAGCAATTTCAGGCCGCTACCCAGCAAGTAAACAACCTCCCCGGCGACGTGGCCGCCCAGCACATGACCGAGCTTTACGGCTTGTATAAGCAGGCCACCGAAGGCGACGTCAACATGAAAAGTGACGAAGTAGACGCCACCGCCGCCGACCAGGCCAATGGTCCCGCCGGCCTCTCGCAGGCCCAGTGGGACTCCTGGAACCAGTTTAAAGGTGTTTCGGAAGAAGAAGCCAAGCAGCACTACATCGCCAAAACGGCCGAAATAACCGGTGCCGCCAAAACGGCCACGGAAGCCAGCGAAGTACCCACCGACAGCCAGACCGGTGCCCCCAAAACCACCGACCACGGCGGACTGCGCGGCGATATCAAGGCCGGCACGCCTTATGGCGGCGAGGACAAGCTGAAAGACCAGCAGGCGAAATAA
- a CDS encoding UDP-glucose dehydrogenase family protein, protein MKIAVVGTGYVGLVTGTCFAEVGIEVTCIDIDQKKIDNLHQGILPIYEPGLEEMVTRNVEKGRLHFSTNLAEAIKDCDVAFIAVGTPPGEDGSADLKYVLAVAKGIGEHMNNYCVIVTKSTVPVGTAAKVRAELAKALAARNADIEFDVASNPEFLKEGAAIDDFLKPDRIVVGIASERAEEVMSRLYKPFLLNGHPIIFMDIPSAEMTKYAANSMLATKISFMNDVANLCEIMGADVNMVRRGIGSDARIGTKFIYPGIGYGGSCFPKDVKALIKTAQENGYDMQVLRAVESVNEDQKSVLFNKVSKHFGGDLRGLKIAIWGLSFKPKTDDMREAPSLVIIEKLLAAGCTVTAYDPVAMPEAKHSLGDSITYAKDEFDALIDADALLIVTEWPEFRVPNFKVVSRLMKQQVIFDGRNIYEPAEMKELGFVYHCIGIKTDHKEPAA, encoded by the coding sequence ATGAAAATAGCAGTTGTAGGCACCGGCTACGTCGGTTTGGTAACGGGTACGTGCTTTGCCGAAGTAGGCATCGAGGTAACGTGCATTGATATCGACCAGAAAAAGATTGACAATCTCCACCAGGGCATTCTCCCGATTTACGAGCCGGGCCTGGAAGAAATGGTGACCCGCAACGTGGAAAAAGGGCGGTTGCACTTCTCCACCAACCTGGCTGAAGCCATCAAGGACTGCGACGTGGCCTTTATTGCCGTGGGCACTCCTCCCGGCGAAGACGGCTCGGCCGACCTGAAATACGTGCTGGCCGTAGCCAAAGGCATTGGCGAGCACATGAATAACTATTGCGTCATCGTCACGAAAAGCACGGTGCCTGTGGGCACAGCCGCCAAAGTGCGTGCCGAACTCGCGAAAGCTCTGGCTGCCCGCAACGCAGACATTGAGTTTGACGTCGCTTCCAACCCCGAATTCCTGAAGGAAGGTGCCGCCATCGACGACTTTCTGAAACCCGACCGCATTGTGGTTGGCATCGCTTCGGAGCGTGCCGAGGAAGTGATGAGCCGCCTCTACAAACCTTTTCTGCTCAACGGCCACCCGATTATCTTCATGGATATTCCGTCGGCCGAAATGACAAAATACGCGGCCAACTCCATGCTGGCCACCAAAATAAGCTTCATGAACGACGTTGCCAACCTGTGCGAAATCATGGGGGCCGACGTGAACATGGTGCGCCGCGGCATCGGCTCCGATGCCCGCATCGGCACCAAGTTCATCTACCCCGGCATAGGCTACGGCGGCTCCTGCTTCCCCAAGGACGTGAAGGCGCTCATCAAAACCGCCCAGGAAAATGGCTACGACATGCAGGTGCTCCGCGCCGTGGAAAGCGTGAATGAAGACCAGAAATCGGTGCTTTTCAACAAGGTCAGCAAGCACTTCGGCGGCGACCTGCGCGGCCTGAAAATTGCCATCTGGGGTCTATCCTTCAAGCCCAAGACCGACGACATGCGCGAAGCACCCTCACTGGTTATCATTGAGAAACTGCTGGCCGCCGGCTGCACTGTCACGGCCTACGACCCCGTGGCCATGCCCGAAGCCAAGCACTCGCTTGGTGACAGCATCACCTACGCCAAGGACGAGTTCGATGCGCTGATTGATGCCGACGCCCTGCTCATCGTGACGGAATGGCCCGAATTCCGGGTGCCCAACTTCAAAGTAGTGTCGCGCCTGATGAAGCAGCAGGTCATTTTCGACGGCCGCAACATCTACGAGCCCGCCGAAATGAAAGAGCTGGGCTTCGTGTACCACTGCATCGGCATCAAAACCGACCATAAGGAGCCAGCTGCTTAA
- a CDS encoding sugar 3,4-ketoisomerase, which produces MDNPFLINFPKLGAPEIGYISVTEQQQQVPFEVKRIFWTYYTPESIVRGRHAHHATEQVLIAAAGRIIVTTEHADGTIQTFRLEDPNVGLYVPPHVWHTMQYSHSAVQLVLASAPYNEADYIRSYDDFRRIWQGKS; this is translated from the coding sequence ATGGATAATCCTTTCCTCATCAACTTTCCCAAGCTCGGCGCGCCGGAGATTGGCTACATTTCCGTCACGGAGCAGCAGCAGCAGGTTCCCTTCGAAGTGAAGCGAATCTTCTGGACCTATTACACTCCTGAGAGCATCGTGCGGGGCCGCCATGCCCATCATGCTACCGAGCAGGTGCTGATTGCCGCTGCCGGGCGCATCATCGTCACCACCGAGCACGCCGACGGCACCATTCAAACCTTTCGGCTCGAAGACCCTAACGTAGGGCTGTACGTGCCGCCGCACGTGTGGCACACCATGCAATACTCGCACTCGGCGGTGCAACTGGTGCTAGCCTCGGCTCCTTACAACGAGGCCGATTACATCCGCAGCTACGACGATTTTCGGCGCATATGGCAGGGCAAATCGTAG
- a CDS encoding UDP-glucuronic acid decarboxylase family protein, translating to MTNTSEEKKRVLITGGAGFLGSHLCDRFLKEGYHVVAMDNLITGSLQNIEHLFGRPDFEFHQADVSKFVFVPGKLDYILHFASPASPIDYLKIPIQTLKVGSLGTHNLLGLARVKGARMLIASTSEVYGDPEIHPQVEEYFGNVNPVGPRGCYDEAKRFQEAITMAYHNHHGLETRIIRIFNTYGPRMRLDDGRVLPAFLSQALRGENLTVFGDGSQTRSFCYVDDLVEGIYRLLLSDYALPVNIGNPDEITIKQFGEEIARLTGVEFKPTYQALPENDPMKRKPDITKAREILGWEPKVDRAEGLRRTLEYFMEHVK from the coding sequence ATGACCAATACTTCCGAAGAAAAAAAGCGCGTCCTCATCACCGGCGGGGCCGGTTTCCTGGGCTCACACCTCTGCGACCGATTCCTGAAAGAGGGCTACCATGTGGTGGCGATGGATAACCTGATTACGGGTTCCCTCCAGAACATCGAACACCTGTTTGGCCGGCCTGATTTTGAATTCCACCAAGCGGATGTGAGCAAGTTCGTATTCGTGCCCGGCAAGCTGGATTACATTCTGCACTTCGCTTCGCCGGCCTCGCCTATCGACTACCTCAAAATTCCAATTCAGACCCTGAAAGTAGGTTCGCTCGGCACGCACAACCTGCTGGGTCTGGCCCGGGTAAAAGGAGCCCGCATGCTCATCGCCAGCACGTCAGAAGTGTATGGTGACCCGGAAATTCACCCCCAGGTGGAGGAGTACTTTGGCAATGTGAACCCCGTCGGCCCCCGTGGCTGCTACGACGAGGCCAAGCGCTTCCAGGAAGCCATCACCATGGCCTACCACAACCACCACGGCCTGGAAACGCGCATCATTCGTATCTTCAACACCTACGGCCCGCGCATGCGCCTCGATGATGGCCGCGTGCTGCCGGCCTTCCTCTCACAGGCCCTGCGCGGCGAGAACCTGACCGTATTTGGCGACGGTTCACAAACCCGCTCGTTCTGCTACGTGGACGACCTCGTGGAAGGCATCTACCGCCTGCTGCTCAGTGACTATGCGCTACCCGTGAACATCGGCAACCCCGATGAAATCACCATCAAGCAGTTCGGCGAAGAAATTGCCCGCCTCACCGGCGTCGAGTTCAAGCCGACCTACCAAGCCCTGCCCGAAAACGACCCGATGAAGCGCAAGCCGGATATCACAAAGGCCAGAGAAATTCTGGGCTGGGAGCCCAAGGTGGACCGCGCCGAGGGCCTGCGCCGCACGCTGGAGTACTTTATGGAGCACGTCAAGTAG
- a CDS encoding IS701 family transposase, with the protein MLDLYTDYLISSTGQTSATGLSRLFDGQLSHDQVTRWLSSVYLDSRQVWAHAKPLVRRAEQALEAADFAVLVVDDSILEKAHTGANALLCTHYDHSLGRYVKGLNFVSLLYVAGPLSVPIAVELVEKTQAVTDPKTQKVSQKSPLTKNEMLRAMLRVALPGWPQQQVAYRYLLADSWYASAENMNQVRELGHDFIFALPTSRTVARSEVGRGNGEFQALDTLVFPEGQPLRVWLRGVAEAVLVVRQVFTNKDGSQRVLYLVSSDTSLTWEQVTIIYQKRWKIEEYHKSLKQNTSMGKSPTKTIGTQANHFFSSILAYIKLEKITRQLGIGHFRLKAQLYLRGLKAMHYMLTKLAA; encoded by the coding sequence ATGCTGGATTTGTACACGGATTATCTCATCAGTTCGACGGGCCAAACGTCGGCCACGGGCCTCTCGCGCCTCTTCGACGGACAGCTTAGTCACGACCAGGTGACGCGCTGGTTGAGCAGCGTGTACCTGGATTCGCGCCAGGTCTGGGCCCACGCCAAACCGCTCGTTCGACGGGCCGAGCAGGCGCTGGAAGCGGCTGATTTCGCCGTGCTGGTGGTCGATGATTCGATTCTGGAAAAGGCCCACACCGGTGCCAACGCCCTGCTCTGTACGCATTACGACCACAGCCTGGGGCGGTATGTGAAAGGGCTCAATTTCGTGAGTCTGCTCTACGTCGCCGGCCCGCTCTCCGTGCCGATTGCCGTGGAGCTGGTCGAAAAAACACAGGCCGTAACGGACCCTAAAACGCAGAAAGTGAGCCAGAAAAGCCCGCTAACGAAGAATGAAATGCTCCGCGCCATGTTGCGCGTGGCCCTACCGGGGTGGCCCCAACAACAAGTGGCCTATCGCTACCTGCTGGCCGACAGCTGGTACGCCTCGGCCGAGAACATGAACCAGGTGCGCGAACTGGGCCACGATTTTATTTTTGCCCTACCCACCTCGCGCACCGTAGCCCGGAGCGAAGTGGGGCGCGGCAACGGCGAGTTTCAGGCCCTTGATACGCTGGTTTTCCCCGAGGGGCAGCCCCTGCGCGTCTGGCTGCGGGGCGTCGCGGAGGCGGTGCTCGTGGTCCGGCAAGTCTTTACCAACAAGGACGGCTCGCAGAGGGTGTTATATCTGGTGAGCAGCGATACAAGTTTGACCTGGGAACAAGTGACGATAATCTATCAGAAAAGGTGGAAAATTGAGGAGTATCACAAATCGCTCAAGCAAAACACGTCGATGGGCAAGTCGCCCACGAAAACCATCGGAACGCAGGCCAATCATTTCTTCTCTTCTATCCTGGCTTACATCAAGTTAGAGAAGATAACCCGGCAATTAGGCATCGGCCATTTTCGCCTCAAAGCCCAACTTTATTTGCGCGGACTCAAAGCCATGCACTACATGTTGACCAAATTGGCTGCGTAA
- a CDS encoding GNAT family protein → MAGQIVAVDAALVAARAEMLALHSPTHFLRELPQALQQQRYGTGAALAFGRQPGEEVLPMPGAAGQWLLQHLAWDSDYFETPTYRLFTGLFADNERLDVAKAAVELRQELASRGPYYAFGVVPAEDTRLLQALTSGGWQLIETRLNFYCPVASAALPPPAPVRLARPDEAAAIGRIAAAARNDYDRFHADPWFGPARADAFLARYAEAAVAGTYADAVLLPDEPDLPVDAFLAIGDAPVEAGVPGSGHSRVLLTAVGPANRGWHFKLVSETVRRAAALSLPYVLMTTQATNKAVFRTCEKLGFRLGSTTHVLACSG, encoded by the coding sequence ATGGCAGGGCAAATCGTAGCCGTCGATGCCGCGCTGGTAGCGGCGCGGGCTGAGATGTTGGCACTGCACTCGCCGACGCATTTTCTGCGTGAGCTACCCCAGGCCCTGCAACAGCAACGCTACGGCACCGGAGCTGCGTTGGCCTTTGGCCGTCAGCCCGGCGAGGAAGTGCTGCCGATGCCGGGCGCAGCCGGGCAGTGGCTGCTCCAGCATCTGGCCTGGGATTCCGATTATTTCGAAACGCCCACTTACCGCCTTTTTACTGGTTTGTTTGCTGATAATGAACGACTAGATGTAGCAAAGGCGGCGGTTGAGCTGCGACAGGAATTGGCCAGTCGCGGCCCGTACTATGCCTTCGGTGTGGTGCCGGCCGAAGACACCCGGCTGCTGCAAGCCCTGACCAGCGGTGGCTGGCAATTGATTGAAACCCGCCTGAATTTTTATTGCCCGGTGGCCTCCGCCGCGCTGCCACCGCCCGCCCCGGTGCGCCTGGCCCGGCCCGACGAAGCTGCCGCCATCGGCCGCATCGCCGCCGCCGCCCGCAATGACTACGACCGTTTCCACGCCGACCCGTGGTTTGGCCCGGCCCGTGCCGATGCCTTTCTGGCCCGCTACGCCGAGGCCGCCGTGGCCGGCACCTACGCCGATGCCGTGCTGCTGCCCGACGAGCCGGACTTGCCCGTGGATGCCTTCCTGGCCATCGGCGACGCGCCCGTCGAGGCTGGGGTGCCGGGCAGTGGCCACTCGCGGGTATTGCTCACTGCCGTTGGCCCGGCCAATCGGGGCTGGCACTTTAAGTTGGTAAGCGAAACCGTGCGCCGCGCCGCTGCCCTATCTTTGCCCTACGTTTTGATGACCACCCAGGCAACCAACAAAGCCGTGTTTCGCACCTGCGAAAAGCTAGGCTTCCGGCTCGGCAGCACGACGCACGTACTGGCGTGCAGTGGATAA